From Salvia splendens isolate huo1 chromosome 16, SspV2, whole genome shotgun sequence, a single genomic window includes:
- the LOC121772065 gene encoding serine/threonine-protein kinase STN7, chloroplastic-like, with translation MATVGTSTGFGVCGVSLHSSTSTPLSSFLGKKLNFKTLTESTPHKKLASPKSKNLAVVAAGGQIFNFVHDLFVGVGVGLPCTVMECGDMIYRSTLPKSNGISPTVPGVILALGTISYLWATPGVAPGFFDMFVLAFVERLFRPTYKKDDIVLGKKLGGGAFGVVYRGSLVKKPSSKDGEIVVKKATEYGAVEIWMNERVRRACANSCADFMYGFLETSAKKGSEYWLLWKFEGESTLADLIQSREFPYNVEALILDKVQDMPKGIESENRIIQTILRQLLFALDSLHSTGIVHRDIKPQNIIFSEESRTFKIIDLGAATDLRVGINYIPKEFLLDPRYCAPEQYIMSTQTPSAPSAPVATALSPVLWQLNLPDRFDIYSTGLIFMQMAFPGLRSDSALIQFNRQLKRCDYDLMAWRETVEPRAGAELRRGFELLDLDGGIGWELLTSMVRYKARQRLSAKAALAHPYFDKEGLLVLSFTQSLRLQLFRATQQDYSEAAKWIIELMAKSGTKKDGGFTEAQLQELREIKPREKSNVQRNALASALRVQRKIIRTINESVDELNRRRKSFWWSRWIPKEE, from the exons ATGGCTACAGTTGGCACAAGCACAGGATTTGGAGTGTGTGGAGTTTCACTCCACTCCTCCACTTCCACCCCCCTCTCTTCATTTTTGGGCAAGAAGCTCAATTTCAAAACCCTAACTGAATCAACTCCCCACAAGAAATTAGCCTCTCCCAAATCCAAGAATCTCGCAGTTGTTGCTGCGGGAGGTCAGATTTTCAATTTTGTTCACGATTTGTTTGTGGGAGTTGGGGTTGGACTGCCCTGCACGGTTATGGAGTGTGGAGATATGATTTACAGAAGCACGCTTCCTAAATCAAATGGGATTTCACCTACAGTTCCCGGCGTGATTTTAGCTTTGGGCACTATTTCTTACTTGTGGGCCACTCCCGGTGTGGCGCCTGGCTTCTTTGACATGTTTGTTCTTGCCTTTGTTGAGAGACTCTTTAGGCCAACTTACAAAAAG GATGACATTGTCTTGGGGAAGAAGTTGGGTGGGGGAGCATTTGGAGTGGTTTATAGGGGATCATTGGTGAagaagccttcctccaaa GATGGTGAGATAGTGGTAAAGAAGGCTACTGAATATGGGGCGGTGGAGATATGGATGAATGAGCGTGTCCGAAGGGCTTGTGCAAATAGCTGTGCTGATTTTATGTACGGCTTTCTTGAG ACTTCGGCAAAGAAAGGGTCTGAATATTGGCTTTTATGGAAATTTGAAGGAGAATCCACGCTTGCTGATTTAATTCAGAGTAGAGAATTTCCATACAAT GTAGAAGCTTTGATTCTTGATAAGGTCCAAGACATGCCTAAGGGGATTGAAAGTGAAAACAGAATCATACAGACTATCCTGAGACAGCTCTTGTTTGCATTAGATAGTCTGCACTCGACGGGAATTGTTCATAGAGATATCAAGCCCCAAAACATCATCTTCTCTGAAG AATCTCGTACATTCAAGATCATTGATCTTGGAGCGGCTACAGATTTGAGAGTCGGCATCAATTATATTCCCAAAGAGTTTCTATTGGATCCCAG ATATTGTGCACCCGAACAATACATTATGAGTACTCAAACACCCTCCGCTCCATCTGCACCCGTTGCAACTGCACTTTCCCCTGTTCTGTGGCAG CTGAATCTTCCCGACAGATTTGATATCTACAGCACTGGCCTCATATTCATGCAAATG GCGTTTCCAGGGCTACGAAGCGACAGCGCTCTCATACAATTCAACCGTCAGCTGAAGAGGTGCGATTATGATCTTATGGCGTGGAGAGAAACTGTGGAGCCCCGTGCTGGGGCAGAGCTACGGCGTGGATTTGAGTTGCTGGATTTGGATGGAGGCATAGGATGGGAGCTTCTAACATCCATGGTTCGTTACAAGGCACGCCAAAGGTTGAGTGCGAAAGCAGCTCTTGCTCATCCCTACTTCGACAAGGAAGGCCTACTCGTCTTATCCTTCACGCAGAGCCTGCGCCTGCAGCTCTTCCGAGCCACCCAACAAGACTACAGTGAGGCTGCCAAGTGGATTATCGAGCTCATGGCAAAGTCAGGAACGAAGAAAGATGGTGGTTTCACCGAAGCTCAGCTGCAGGAGCTCAGG GAAATCAAGCCGAGAGAGAAGTCGAACGTGCAGAGGAATGCTCTTGCATCGGCTCTTCGTGTGCAGCGGAAGATCATTAGGACGATAAACGAGAGCGTTGATGAGCTCAACAGGCGGAGGAAGAGCTTTTGGTGGAGCAGGTGGATTCCCAAAGAGGAGTAA